A part of Melospiza georgiana isolate bMelGeo1 chromosome 16, bMelGeo1.pri, whole genome shotgun sequence genomic DNA contains:
- the LOC131090239 gene encoding glucagon receptor-like: MGDTPGAGSLRSLVQLAWLCLFSSVPHGGAKVLEKTFEEWLRYRDECLRRMASEPYPAGLFCNRTFDMYACWPDGSPGTAVNVSCPFYLPWFEKVKHGLVSRRCGTDGQWVTVNGSQPWRDYSQCEDELEVTAEEEGARRLMVSFKVLYTVGYSLSLLTLISALLILTACRNLRCTRNYIHANLFASFGLRATSVMVKDALLERRWGVELVQVADWEALLSHEAALGCRAAQVLMQYCILANHYWFLVEAVYLYKLLIGAVFSEKNYYRLYLYLGWGTPVVFVVPWMAAKYLKENAECWALNENMAYWWIIRIPILLASLINLLIFMRILKVILAKLRANQKGYADYKLRLAKATLTLIPLFGIHEVVFIFATDEQTTGILRYIKVFFTLFLNSFQGFLVAVLYCFANKEVKSEMKKKWQLWKLDHPVLCCAQ, encoded by the exons ATGGGGGACACGCCTGGAGCCGGATCCCTGCGGAGCCTCGTCCAGCTCGCCTGGCTGTGCCTCTTCTCCTCCGTGCCG CACGGCGGGGCCAAGGTGCTGGAGAAGACCTTCGAGGAGTGGCTGCGGTACCGTGACGAGTGCCTGAGGAGGATGGCGAGCGAGCCCTACCCGGCAG GGCTGTTCTGTAACAGGACATTTGACATGTACGCCTGCTGGCCCGACGGGAGCCCCGGCACCGCCGTCAACGTCTCCTGCCCCTTCTACCTGCCCTGGTTTGAGAAAG TGAAACACGGGCTGGTGAGCCGCAGGTGCGGCACCGACGGCCAGTGGGTGACCGTGAACGgcagccagccctggagggACTATTCCCAGTGCGAGGATGAGCTGGAGGTCACCGCTGAGGAG gAAGGCGCCCGCCGGCTCATGGTGAGCTTCAAGGTGCTCTACACCGTGGGCTACTCGCTGTCGCTGCTCACCCTCATCTCCGCCCTGCTCATCCTCACCGCCTGCAG GAACCTGCGCTGCACCAGGAATTACATCCACGCCAACCTGTTCGCCTCCTTCGGCCTGCGCGCCACCTCGGTGATGGTGAAGGACGCGCTGCTGGAGCGGCGCTGGGGCGTGGAGCTGGTGCAGGTGGCGGACTGGGAGGCTCTGCTGAGCCACGAG GCAGCGCTGGGGTGCCGTGCAGCACAGGTGCTGATGCAGTACTGCATCCTGGCCAACCACTACTGGTTCCTGGTGGAAGCTGTCTACCTCTACAAGCTGCTCATCGGGGCTGTGTTCTCCGAGAAGAATTACTACAGGCTCTACCTCTACCTGGGCTGGG GGACCCCCGTGGTGTTCGTGGTGCCCTGGATGGCTGCCAAGTACCTGAAGGAGAACGCGGA GTGCTGGGCCCTGAATGAGAACATGGCTTACTGGTGGATCATCCGCATCCCCATCCTGCTCGCCTCCCTG ATCAACCTGCTCATCTTCATGAGGATCCTCAAGGTGATCCTGGCCAAGCTCCGCGCCAACCAGAAGGGCTACGCCGACTACAAACTGAG GCTGGCCAAAGCCACCCTGACCCTCATTCCCCTCTTTGGGATCCACGAGGTCGTTTTCATCTTCGCCACAGACGAGCAAACCACGGGCATCCTGCGCTACATCAAGGTGTTCTTCACCCTCTTCCTCAACTCCTTCCAG ggcttccTGGTGGCTGTGCTGTACTGCTTTGCCAACAAGGAG GTGAAGTCTGAGATGAAGAAGAAgtggcagctctggaagctCGACCACCcggtgctctgctgtgcccagtgA